One Acinetobacter colistiniresistens DNA segment encodes these proteins:
- a CDS encoding SRPBCC family protein encodes MRNAITVKKEFNAPISEVFDLLSKHATYNKAFAPLQVVRVKDSADPKRPDGVGSIRRMGFGPIKPLQEEITLLEENKRIEYKLINNPLVKHHLGQIEFKEITPFITLVTYKIEFTAKAPLVSKLVLAQLKAAITLGFSKLAKSVAL; translated from the coding sequence ATGCGTAATGCAATTACTGTAAAAAAAGAATTTAATGCACCGATCTCTGAAGTTTTCGACCTGCTGTCAAAACATGCCACGTATAACAAGGCATTTGCACCTTTGCAGGTTGTCCGTGTGAAGGACTCAGCTGACCCGAAACGTCCTGATGGTGTTGGCTCGATTCGCCGCATGGGATTTGGTCCAATCAAGCCATTACAGGAAGAAATTACCTTACTGGAAGAAAATAAACGGATTGAATATAAGCTAATTAACAACCCGTTGGTGAAGCATCATCTGGGTCAAATTGAGTTTAAAGAAATTACACCTTTTATCACTTTGGTCACATATAAGATTGAATTTACGGCAAAAGCACCGTTGGTGAGTAAATTAGTTCTTGCACAACTGAAAGCAGCCATTACACTAGGCTTTTCAAAATTAGCCAAATCAGTTGCTTTATAA
- a CDS encoding 6-pyruvoyl trahydropterin synthase family protein encodes MLIRKLFKFENAHIVRNCTSDRCKRSIHGHSYKVELLLKASKLDHGQMVYDFGLLKGVIKELFDSFDHAICFWQKDDPAYIDACKTFSARWIALPVSPSAEQFSRIFFYLAQQVLNSTTTQNGEGDVQVYSVIVHETDTGYAQSFQEDIDNAQMGALSLDQIVFSEQVQAEWSDIQMYENLKNGIKFQNPNVELQVNI; translated from the coding sequence ATGTTAATTCGTAAATTATTTAAGTTTGAAAATGCTCATATTGTACGGAACTGTACATCGGATCGTTGTAAGCGCTCGATTCATGGGCATAGCTATAAAGTTGAATTATTATTAAAAGCGTCAAAGTTGGATCATGGGCAAATGGTCTATGACTTCGGTTTGTTAAAAGGCGTGATCAAAGAGTTATTTGATAGTTTTGATCATGCGATCTGTTTTTGGCAGAAAGATGATCCTGCATATATTGATGCATGTAAAACATTCAGTGCACGTTGGATTGCGTTGCCTGTTTCACCCTCAGCTGAACAATTTTCCCGTATCTTCTTCTATCTTGCTCAGCAGGTCTTGAATTCAACCACAACTCAGAATGGTGAGGGTGATGTGCAGGTTTATTCTGTTATTGTGCATGAAACGGATACGGGTTATGCACAGAGCTTTCAGGAAGATATTGACAATGCGCAAATGGGTGCATTAAGTCTGGACCAAATTGTATTTTCAGAACAGGTACAAGCCGAGTGGAGTGACATTCAAATGTACGAAAATCTGAAAAATGGAATCAAATTCCAAAATCCAAACGTAGAATTACAAGTTAATATTTGA
- the cmk gene encoding (d)CMP kinase, producing the protein MTVHIITIDGPSGSGKGTLAAKIAAHYQFNLLDSGALYRLLGLSLFQRGLLDQIDVNLDQCVEYATNLDIEFKTTEAATQVLLDGVDVSNTIRTEQVGEYASKVATVPALRKALFARQRAFIQAPGLVADGRDMATSIFPEAQAKIYLTASAESRAERRVKQLQGMGLDAKISDILSNIQARDKRDMERTVAPLKPAEDAYIIDSSTIGINEVFQLMVDYINSRIK; encoded by the coding sequence ATGACAGTTCATATTATTACGATTGATGGTCCAAGCGGTTCAGGTAAAGGTACGCTGGCCGCTAAAATTGCAGCACATTACCAATTTAATTTATTGGATTCAGGTGCGTTATATCGTTTACTTGGGCTGTCATTGTTTCAACGTGGTTTGCTTGACCAAATTGACGTGAATTTAGACCAATGTGTCGAATATGCAACAAATTTGGATATCGAATTTAAAACGACCGAGGCGGCGACACAGGTCTTGCTTGATGGTGTGGATGTGAGCAATACCATTCGTACTGAACAGGTTGGAGAGTATGCCTCTAAAGTTGCAACTGTCCCTGCTTTAAGAAAAGCATTATTCGCACGTCAACGTGCATTTATTCAAGCACCAGGGCTGGTTGCTGATGGCAGAGACATGGCTACATCGATCTTTCCAGAGGCTCAAGCGAAAATTTACTTAACAGCATCGGCTGAGTCTCGTGCAGAGAGGCGCGTAAAACAGTTGCAGGGTATGGGGCTTGATGCTAAAATAAGCGACATTTTATCTAACATACAGGCTAGAGATAAAAGAGATATGGAGCGTACAGTTGCTCCGCTCAAGCCCGCTGAGGATGCGTATATCATTGATAGTTCTACAATAGGCATCAATGAAGTGTTTCAGCTGATGGTTGACTATATCAATAGCCGTATAAAATAG
- a CDS encoding enoyl-CoA hydratase/isomerase family protein, whose translation MMTSPDLNSYHPDLVIEHAKNGWRIIRLNRPKSLHALDEPIVTALLQVFQDFHVDETVKAIWFDSTTPKAFCAGGDVRKLRQLVINQEVDAANQFFQQEYALDLLLHNYAKPIVVWGEGYVMGGGLGLFMAAPFRLVTPYSRLAMPEINIGLYPDVGASRFLADRGQIGLFTGLTGSIMTAAGAFSIGWATHICEAQRDNVLQKVLNVDWNHYPAGAFRAIDDTLNSLHRPVASGPLQNSIDVIHSVCRGQSFEYDYQSIIGLSDASSDWLRQASENLQKGSPSTAAITWLLWQWGKQGHAWDEVFALEAQISDWKIRHPDFVEGVRARLVDKDLSPEWQATEQLSLKGILGDCAPVTNIESWNALLKHYGVIA comes from the coding sequence ATAATGACTTCTCCTGATTTAAATAGCTATCATCCAGATTTAGTTATTGAACACGCAAAAAATGGTTGGCGAATCATTCGTCTGAACCGCCCTAAATCTTTGCATGCACTGGATGAACCAATCGTCACTGCATTGCTTCAGGTTTTTCAAGATTTTCATGTCGATGAAACAGTTAAAGCCATTTGGTTTGATTCCACCACGCCTAAAGCATTTTGTGCTGGTGGAGATGTTCGTAAATTACGTCAATTAGTTATTAATCAGGAAGTTGACGCAGCCAATCAATTCTTCCAGCAAGAATATGCGCTTGATTTGCTGTTACATAATTATGCTAAACCGATCGTGGTTTGGGGTGAGGGTTATGTCATGGGTGGTGGGCTAGGTCTGTTTATGGCCGCACCCTTCCGCTTGGTCACGCCTTATTCACGTTTGGCTATGCCAGAAATTAATATTGGTTTATACCCGGATGTCGGTGCGAGTCGCTTCTTGGCGGATCGAGGACAAATTGGCTTGTTTACAGGATTGACGGGTTCAATCATGACGGCTGCGGGTGCATTTAGCATTGGTTGGGCAACGCATATTTGTGAAGCGCAACGTGATAATGTCTTGCAAAAGGTATTAAATGTGGACTGGAACCATTATCCAGCAGGCGCATTTAGAGCAATTGACGACACCTTAAATAGTTTGCATCGTCCTGTAGCATCGGGTCCATTACAAAATTCGATTGATGTGATTCATAGCGTATGTCGTGGACAAAGCTTTGAATATGACTACCAGTCGATTATTGGTTTGAGTGATGCAAGTAGTGACTGGTTGCGTCAAGCCAGTGAAAACTTGCAGAAAGGCTCACCGAGTACAGCAGCGATTACTTGGTTGTTATGGCAGTGGGGCAAACAAGGTCATGCCTGGGATGAAGTTTTTGCACTGGAAGCGCAAATCTCTGATTGGAAAATCCGTCATCCTGACTTTGTTGAAGGGGTGCGTGCCCGTTTAGTGGATAAGGACTTATCTCCAGAGTGGCAAGCAACAGAGCAACTCAGCTTAAAAGGTATCTTGGGGGATTGTGCTCCTGTGACCAATATTGAAAGCTGGAATGCGCTATTAAAGCACTATGGTGTGATTGCCTGA
- the gspK gene encoding type II secretion system minor pseudopilin GspK: protein MIKIKERISKKSHGFGAPQHGVALLTILVMVALATILAATIAKRQTNTSENTGYLMRQNQSLLYAKSAEAFFSELLIQDSDNGGAIDHLQENWAKPMPPFPVEDGFVSGRLTDESGKFNLNNLVKADGNQVDDSARRWFEKLLQRVGLPAELSQAVIDWQDTNDEVAGAMGAESSYYQGLDPAYLVPNTKFHSVEELKLVRGFEGKNYDLIKPYVTALPERTKVNMNTASALLLASIDSKVDVKAVEQELKRKQADLSYFNNVDDLWKLSAFSGIDEQSKTDAATLLDSKSNYFTAQIEVVLSERKRQFTSSLMRKDKQVFVYSRSLSPFE, encoded by the coding sequence ATGATTAAGATAAAAGAACGCATCAGTAAAAAGTCTCATGGATTTGGGGCACCTCAGCATGGTGTCGCCTTATTGACCATTCTGGTGATGGTGGCTTTAGCAACAATTTTAGCAGCGACTATCGCGAAACGACAAACCAATACCTCGGAAAATACGGGGTATTTGATGCGTCAAAATCAATCTTTATTATATGCAAAAAGTGCAGAAGCTTTCTTCTCTGAGTTGCTCATTCAAGACAGTGATAATGGTGGTGCGATTGATCATTTACAGGAAAATTGGGCTAAGCCCATGCCCCCATTTCCAGTAGAAGATGGCTTTGTGTCAGGACGTTTAACTGATGAGTCGGGGAAGTTTAATCTCAATAATTTGGTTAAAGCAGACGGAAATCAGGTGGATGACTCGGCTCGACGTTGGTTTGAAAAGTTGCTGCAACGAGTTGGTTTACCTGCGGAACTCAGTCAGGCTGTAATCGATTGGCAAGATACCAATGATGAGGTAGCAGGTGCAATGGGGGCTGAGAGTAGTTATTATCAGGGGTTAGATCCTGCTTATTTAGTACCAAATACAAAATTTCATAGTGTTGAAGAATTAAAGTTGGTGAGAGGCTTTGAAGGTAAAAATTATGATTTGATTAAGCCTTATGTGACTGCTTTGCCAGAGAGAACCAAGGTCAATATGAATACTGCTTCTGCGTTGTTGCTGGCCAGTATTGACTCAAAAGTAGATGTAAAAGCGGTGGAGCAAGAGTTGAAACGTAAGCAGGCTGACTTAAGCTACTTCAATAACGTCGATGATCTATGGAAGCTAAGTGCATTTTCTGGCATAGACGAACAAAGCAAAACAGATGCAGCTACGTTGCTAGATAGCAAGTCAAACTATTTTACCGCACAAATCGAAGTTGTTTTAAGCGAACGAAAACGCCAATTTACCAGTTCATTAATGAGAAAAGACAAACAAGTATTTGTTTACTCTAGAAGTTTGTCACCATTTGAGTAA
- the tadA gene encoding tRNA adenosine(34) deaminase TadA: protein MSSENCNDEYWMQLAYEQAALAAAQGEIPVGAVLVSHGRMIGAGYNAPITLSDPTAHAEIQALRSACQALNNYRLPDDTTLYVTLEPCTMCVGALVHARVQRVVFATTEPKAGSLVSARALLDSGYYNHKFAFEQGCLQAQCSQQLSDFFKQRRDEKKRIRLSKTSLND, encoded by the coding sequence ATGAGTTCTGAAAATTGTAATGATGAATACTGGATGCAGCTTGCCTATGAGCAGGCTGCATTGGCCGCAGCTCAAGGTGAAATTCCTGTGGGGGCCGTTTTAGTGAGCCATGGACGGATGATTGGAGCGGGATACAATGCTCCGATTACACTTTCTGATCCAACCGCACATGCTGAAATTCAAGCACTGCGTTCAGCCTGTCAGGCATTAAATAACTATCGTTTGCCAGACGATACTACGCTTTATGTCACCCTTGAACCTTGTACCATGTGTGTTGGGGCGTTAGTGCATGCACGTGTGCAGCGAGTGGTATTTGCTACAACAGAACCGAAAGCAGGTTCATTAGTCAGTGCAAGAGCATTACTCGATAGTGGCTATTACAATCACAAATTTGCCTTTGAGCAGGGTTGTCTACAAGCACAATGCTCGCAACAGTTGAGTGATTTTTTTAAGCAAAGGCGGGATGAAAAGAAGAGAATCCGGTTGTCAAAAACGTCCCTAAATGATTAA
- the ung gene encoding uracil-DNA glycosylase — protein sequence MEITEQQQDKLSKVQLDESWKISLSEFLLSQKMDDLREFLQQEKLAQKTIYPPSKQIFNALNTTPLCGVKVVILGQDPYHGPNQANGLSFSVQRGVALPPSLRNIFHELNTDLAVPISRHGDLSKWAAQGVLLLNSVLTVEAGQPTSHQKRGWEDFTDAVIDVLNEQREHVVFILWGAYAQRKGQRIDRNKHLVLSAAHPSPLAANRGGFFGCKVFSKTNHYLKQHGIEPIDWQLDA from the coding sequence ATGGAAATTACTGAACAACAGCAGGACAAATTAAGTAAAGTTCAGTTGGACGAGTCTTGGAAAATCTCATTATCAGAGTTTTTACTTAGCCAGAAGATGGATGACTTGCGTGAGTTTTTACAACAAGAAAAGCTTGCCCAAAAAACAATTTATCCACCAAGTAAACAGATTTTTAATGCACTGAATACAACGCCGCTTTGTGGAGTAAAGGTCGTGATTTTAGGGCAAGACCCGTATCACGGTCCAAATCAGGCCAATGGTTTAAGTTTCTCTGTACAAAGAGGGGTTGCATTACCGCCATCTTTGCGTAATATTTTTCACGAATTAAATACGGATTTGGCTGTACCGATTTCACGTCATGGTGACTTGAGTAAATGGGCGGCACAAGGTGTGTTATTACTTAATAGTGTACTCACGGTAGAAGCGGGTCAACCAACTTCTCATCAGAAACGCGGGTGGGAAGATTTCACCGATGCAGTCATTGATGTATTGAATGAACAGCGTGAACATGTGGTGTTTATTTTATGGGGTGCTTATGCGCAGCGTAAAGGCCAACGTATTGATCGTAATAAACATCTGGTTCTTAGCGCAGCACATCCATCACCCCTAGCTGCGAATCGTGGTGGTTTTTTTGGCTGTAAAGTGTTTTCTAAAACTAATCATTATTTGAAACAACATGGCATTGAGCCTATAGACTGGCAATTGGACGCATAA
- the gspI gene encoding type II secretion system minor pseudopilin GspI, which translates to MKRCFTNPRSGFTLLEVMVALAIFAVAAIALTKVAMQYTQSTANAILRTKAQFVAMNEVARMEINQEWLDGTQSKQVTSQGETWQIDKKAQSTISPKIQRIELQVSLFNNEQGKVEAGVTNLVFFNYPAKARTQ; encoded by the coding sequence GTGAAACGTTGTTTCACTAACCCTCGTTCAGGATTTACCTTACTCGAAGTAATGGTGGCTTTGGCGATTTTTGCCGTGGCTGCCATCGCATTAACGAAAGTCGCGATGCAATATACGCAATCGACAGCAAATGCAATCTTAAGGACAAAGGCACAATTTGTCGCAATGAATGAAGTGGCAAGGATGGAAATCAATCAGGAATGGCTGGACGGGACACAATCCAAGCAAGTGACTTCGCAAGGCGAAACGTGGCAAATTGACAAAAAAGCACAATCTACCATTAGCCCGAAGATACAACGCATCGAGTTACAAGTCAGTTTATTTAATAATGAACAAGGGAAGGTTGAAGCGGGTGTTACTAATCTTGTGTTCTTTAACTATCCAGCAAAGGCTAGAACACAATGA
- the gspJ gene encoding type II secretion system minor pseudopilin GspJ — MTYNFEHRFSTWIRAKRGFLAKRSRPAFNRSSPQSGFTLVELLVAIAIFAVLSMLGWKVFDYLLKVKDRNAEHEMHLFALQDAYQQVLRDSLQIIPLTANDGRQLQAAIVLNNQYFVFSKAGVSDPLKQGLSPYERIEYRYDSTQKKVYRLKYSNLNIPNRVQPVSSTLLENVDQFKVMVLNPQELTQWPENSDPNNIAELKKLPLGLKIQLTVAGTDYEWIFSLLNTQVYSQYLGNSNTNGGVNPPNKDGSNSSNHTELPSQ, encoded by the coding sequence ATGACATATAATTTCGAGCATCGCTTTTCAACTTGGATTCGGGCTAAGCGTGGCTTTCTTGCAAAGCGATCTAGGCCTGCTTTCAATCGTTCTTCACCTCAGTCAGGATTTACCTTAGTGGAATTGCTGGTTGCAATCGCAATCTTTGCTGTACTTTCCATGTTGGGGTGGAAGGTATTTGATTATCTATTAAAAGTAAAAGATAGAAATGCAGAGCATGAAATGCATTTATTTGCCTTGCAAGATGCTTATCAGCAGGTTTTAAGAGACAGCTTGCAGATTATTCCATTGACTGCAAATGATGGTCGACAGTTACAGGCTGCTATTGTGTTGAATAATCAATATTTTGTTTTTAGCAAAGCAGGTGTTTCTGACCCATTGAAACAAGGACTATCACCTTATGAACGTATTGAATATCGATATGACTCTACACAAAAGAAAGTATATCGACTGAAATATTCAAATCTTAATATTCCAAATCGCGTACAGCCAGTCTCAAGTACCTTATTGGAGAATGTTGATCAATTTAAAGTGATGGTTCTGAATCCTCAAGAGCTAACTCAATGGCCAGAAAATAGCGATCCAAACAATATAGCCGAGCTCAAGAAATTACCCTTGGGTTTGAAAATACAGCTGACCGTTGCTGGTACTGATTATGAATGGATCTTTAGCCTGTTAAATACGCAAGTCTATTCACAATATCTAGGGAACTCAAATACAAATGGGGGCGTAAACCCACCGAATAAAGATGGATCAAATTCATCTAATCATACAGAGCTTCCATCACAATGA
- a CDS encoding pilus assembly FimT family protein gives MRSSLRLQKAFTLIEVMVVIVIMTIMASLVVLNIGGVDQRRAMQAREMFILDLKKINKEATDQAKVFALNTQNATDVAPFSYNLFEYHDQSREQIQQADRTWRLYKEFKTRQLPDRVSFSIQSLDTANYSKAKNEDLLGGKTPQLIWFGNGEVKPVRIQFYYEQQPIGHELELDHLGKIDEN, from the coding sequence ATGAGATCATCACTGCGATTACAAAAAGCCTTTACTCTGATTGAGGTCATGGTGGTGATTGTCATTATGACGATTATGGCATCTTTGGTGGTGTTAAATATCGGTGGAGTGGATCAACGTCGAGCAATGCAAGCTAGGGAAATGTTTATTCTTGATCTCAAAAAAATTAATAAAGAAGCGACAGATCAGGCCAAAGTTTTTGCCTTAAACACTCAAAATGCTACAGATGTTGCCCCATTTAGTTATAACCTGTTTGAATATCACGATCAGAGTCGGGAGCAGATTCAACAGGCAGATCGTACTTGGCGGCTCTATAAAGAATTTAAAACCCGACAGTTACCAGATCGTGTTTCTTTCAGTATTCAAAGCTTAGACACGGCAAACTATAGCAAAGCGAAAAATGAAGATTTATTGGGTGGTAAAACACCACAACTAATTTGGTTCGGCAATGGTGAAGTGAAGCCAGTTCGGATTCAGTTCTATTATGAGCAACAACCAATTGGCCATGAGTTAGAGCTAGATCATTTGGGTAAAATAGATGAAAATTAA